TCCCAGCGCGACTGCCAAGCGACGACGGAGGGTTTGGTCGCCGAAGGACGCGATTGCGGAACCATCGTGTTCCCGGGTGCCGAAGCGAAAATCTATCTGACCGCGAAGCAAGAAAACCGCGCCGAGCGCCGTGCGAAAGAGCAGGGCCTCTCGACGGAAGAAACCATCGAAGCCCAAAAGCAGCGCGACCTTCAAGACTCCACCCGTAAGGCGGCACCGCTCGCGGTGGCCGAAGAGGCTTTGGTCGTCGACACGACGGACCTGAACTTCGAAGAGGTCGTCAAAGCGGTGGAAGCCTTCGCCCGTCCCCGCATCGTCGGCCACGCGTAGGTAGCCGGGGGCGGAGACGCTGACTTGTTGAAACGCGATGCGTTTCCAAGAGGGGTCATAGTCGCACTTTGAATATTTCTTTTTAAAACCCGAGAGAACCTCGGGTTTTTTTGCGTCCGCCACTTCCGAATTGGAAGTCCGAGGCGGACACTTCTTGAGTCGATTTGGCCGATCGCCGCCCCCATTTTCGGGACGGCGCATTTCAACAAGTCAGCGGCTCGGCGCCCCCGGCGACCTTCAGAGCCCCAGGGCCGCGCGAAGGTCTTGGTCCAGCTTCTTGAGGCGGTCTTTGTTGGTCGTCGCGCGAATGGATTTGAGCGTCTCGGCGATTTTTTTGGTGGTCGCTGTGAGGTCCGCGCCTTCGCTCCAGAGGACCGCGTCGGTGGTCAGCACCGTCGCCTCGAAGGCCGCGCGCATCGACTTGATGCGGTCCGTACCCGACGGAGGATTCGCCAGCTCGCGTTTCAGCATCGCCAGGAACTCCACGACGTCTGCGGAAGCCAGGCGTGTGTTCGCGGCGTTCAGCTTTTCTTCCAGCAGATCGTAAGAGTAGCCCTGAATCATCGCGACCGCTTGCAGGTTCGAGACGCTGTCGGCCTTGCGCGTGAAACGCTCTTCGAAGCCCGCGCCCAAAAGTCCGCGCGCGCCTTCGAAAGCGCCGAGCAAGGTCAAGTCGATCGCCGCCGTGGGCACGCGTCCCGCCAGGTTCATGCGGAGCAGATCGTGCGCGACCTGCTGGCAAGAGTCGAGCGGCGCGCAGCCGACCGCGATCACGGCCAGGTTGTTTGCGATCTGCGCGTTGAAGGCGTCGAACGCATCCGCGCCTTTCAATGCGAGCGTCAGGCGTTTCGCCGACAGATAGGGACGCAGCGAGGGGAGCTCCGCGTACGCAGCGACGATCTGCGCGTTCAACGCTTTCAGATCTTCCGCGCGGGTGAGCCAGAGCTTCGCGCCGGCGACACCGGGGTCACGTTCCAACCCACGGATGAAGTTCGCGCCGTTTTGAACCTCTTGCGCGGTCCACAGAATCAAGTCGGTCAAGAGCGGCAGATCGGCGGTGCCGCCGATGACGCCGTTCGCGACCGCGAACTGGGCGAACTGGTTCAGCTCCTGAAGGCCCAGGCCGGTTTTGGAGGTGAGCTCCGCGCGGCGCGAGTTCAAGTAGCGAACCACGTCCATGGCGAGCGCTTGCGAAGCCTGTTGCAGACGGCTTTCGCGGGTCGAGCTCACGTTCCATTCGCGGTGGATCTGCGACAGTTCGCGATAATTCGAAACCTGCGCAGCCGGGGCTTGCAGGATCGTCTCGACGAAGCGGAAGTCCTCGGTCGAAAGATCGCTTTCGATCAACCGGCGCCAGTCCGCGACGACTTCCGCCGCCACGGGATCCAAACGCAGATCGCCACCCGATAGCGGCTTCAGCAGCGCGATCCAGCGGTTCACGCGGTTCAGGTGCTCGGCGCGGATCTGGCTGCGCGAAGCGCGGTCCGCGAAAGTCGCGAAGCTGCGCGAAACGCCGACGTTATTGGCTTGGGTGCGCAGCTCTTGGGAAAGTCCGTTGAGCAGGGCGTCGACTTCGGCCGCGCGACGGCGGACCTGCTCGACGCGTTCGGCTTCGCGGCGCTCGGCGAGCACGCGCTGGACGACGGCTTGCGGATTGTCCATGGCGCGGATTTTCTCTTCCGCGCGCAGACCACGGACGCCATCGATGAAGGTCGCGATTTCATTTTCGCCCATGTTCGCCCACAAGCTGGGTTGATAGCGTTGCATGATGCCGTCCATCGCCAGGCCCGCTTTGCTGAGGCGGAGCGCGACGAAGATCATTTTATCCAGGGCGGTCGGTACGAAACGGCGCGCGCTGAAAACGGAGTCGTAGAGTTGGGTTTTCGTGACCAGCTCAAACGCGAAAGGCGTGAGCTCCGGCGCTTTGGCGATCTGCGCGAACAGATAGGCGTTGGCTTTCGCGGTTTCGGTGTAGCGCCAGTCCTTCTGGGCGCCCCACCACGCGGGCAGCGGTTCGAAACCGAAACGCGCCAGCGACGAACGCGTGATTTCGTTCACGAAGGTCTCGCTCACGCGGGGAGCGAAGGCCTGACGATCTTGGTAGATCGCGAACATCTGGCCGATGAAGTCGGGACTGAAGACGGCAAGGCCCGTGTCGATTTCGCTCGACTGGCAGGCCGCGAAAAGCTGCGCGCTTTGCAGCTCGCTGCCCGCGTCGAAGGGGCGCGTGCGCAGGACTTCGTTCAGACACTGAGTCTGGCGGGCGGGCGTCAGACCTTCCAGACGTCCACCGGCGCTGGTCAGCGCGCCGCTGATGCGGGTGCCGGTGCGGTCGGTGATCGTGAAGTCGAAGGTGTAGGCGACGAGCACGCGACGACCCGAGTTCACGTAGAAGAGGTAGTCAAAGGCCGGACCACGGAATTGATAGGCGAAGCGGAGCACGTTCGCGCGGAAGGGATCCGCCGACACCGGCAGGATCATGCGCATGCCGTCGGCCACGACGGGGCTTTGCAGCTCACCGCCCTCGAGCCACAGGCCCGCGCCGGTCAACGCCGGATCTTGGAACTTCACGGTCGAACTTGCGACGGGCAGGTTTTCGTAGGCTTGCGGGTGGAAGAAGTTCAGGAACTGGCGCAGATTTTCGTTCGAGGGCATGCGGCGGGGCGAGTATTCGCCACGGAAGAACGCGAGCGGGACGCGGGTATCGACCTTCATGCCGAGACCTTCACGGAACGGGAAGAGGTCACGCTCCATCGACAGGGAAACGCGGTGGGGGACGATGCCGTCCTCGAGCTTCGTGCCGACCTTCGATTGGATGACGGGGTTCAGGTTCGAATGCAGCGACACCGGCAGGTCTTTGAAGAGCGCGGTTTGGTAAGCGACCTTGCCGTCGACCACCAAAAAGCAGTTCTGCGCGGCTTGGCGCAGTTCGATGCGCGAGCGTCCACCGCGCAGGTTGGTCTCGTTGAACTCGGCGATCAGGCTGGAGTCTTCCAAACGTTTGTTCTCGATGACGCCGTTCTTTTGCAGATCGACCAGGAAGTAGAAGTCCGCCGTGTTCACCACCATCGTGCCGTTCGTGCGATCGAACAGCGCGCGGGCATCCCACTGATACGTCACGGCCGAATCGAAGCTGCGACGGCTGAGCGGATCGTCTCCGCCGAAAGAAACGGCGCTACAGTTTTTGAGCGGCATCGCTTTCCAGTTGCGGACACGCTGGGCGAAGTCGAGCGTGAGCGGCGCGAGCGCGGCTTCTTCCAGCGCGCGGCCTTGATCCATCATTTTCTGTTGTTCTTCGAAGCCGGGCCCCGGATTCGGGACGGGCGTGGACTCGACCGCCGGAGCGCAAGCGACCAGAAGACCAGCGCAAGCGACCAGAAGACCAGCGCAGGCGTTCAATACCATTGCCGCAGCCGCGACCTTCAGGACGTTCCAGAAACGGATCATGAGCTCCTCCATTTGGGCGACAATCTTCAATGAACGCGCACGGGGTTCAACTCGGAAACACGGTATTGAAGCGGCGGGCCAAGTCCCGGATCGGCACGACTTTGTGAAAGCCCCGTGAATCGATTTGGAGCGGGCGGGGCCCTTAGATTTCGTGAAGGGGGGAGGCTTCGCATAGACTGGAACGACGGGAGAAACCAGATGTTCCATCATGTGTTGAATTTCAGCAGCCGTTTCTTCGTCCTCCTGCTCGCGGCCTCGCCCCTGTTCTTCTTTCAAAACTGCGCGCAGAACTTCGATCTCGCGTCGGTCGGCGACGTGAACTCGCTGGGCGATCAGTTCATGCAGCCGTCGTCGTTCGTGCTCGATCGCGGCACCGGGTATTCATCGCGTTTGCTGCTGCCGGTGCACCTGACCTCGCCCGACGCGCGCGAAGTCTTGATCACGCAGAGTCGGGATTGTCAGCCCGCCGCCGGGGAAGGCTGGCAGCCGATGGCGGCGACTCAAGTGTATCCGCTTCCGCAGCGTGACCGGGCGTACCGTCTGTACGTGAAATTCCGCACGCTGCCGCTCGATCTGGGAAAAGCCGTTTCGCTCGAAACGAGCTGCGTAGGTGCGGACATCGTCCATGATGGAAAGCCGCCGGTGGTGAGTGTCTTGAGTCCCCAACCGGCGGCGACCGCGGGGACCGCCGTTCCGGTCGACATCGACGCGCGCGACAACCACGAGCTTGAGCGTTTGCAGTGCACGCTCTTCAACGCCGGGCTGCTCGCGGGCAAAGTGATCGACTGCGCGGCGAAGTTCACGCTCGCGTCGCTGGCTCTCGGCGAGAATCGACTGGAAGTTTTGGCCATCGACCGCGCGGGCAACGAAAGCACGGTCGAGACCTACAAGGTCTTCGTCGATCAGGTGAAACCGACCGTGGCGATACTGACTCCGGCGAGCGGCGCCTCGCTCGCCACGCCGAGCGTGAATTTCACCTTCACGGTCGACGATAACTATCTGCCGGGGTCGGCGCAGCGCGAGTGCCGGGTGGATTCGGGCGCGAGCGTCGTGCAGAACTGGGTCCGCTGTTCGAGCGCGGGCCAGCACACTTCGCCCGCCCTGACGAACGGCAACTATCGTTTCAGCGTGCGCGCGATCGACACGGTCGGCAACGTGTCCGAAACCGCTTATCGCGACTTCACGGTGAACGCGGTCGCCGGCGCCTTCGTCGTCGCGGGTCTAAAAGATAAGGGCGGCGGGGATACGACCGTCGATGAGTGGCTCGCGGGCGACCGCAAGCCGCAGGTCGTTTGGGGCGCTTCCGCCGGCGCCGTTCGTTATGAGGTTTCGATTCACGACGCCGGGGGCGGAACGGTCTGCGCGGTTCAGAACGTGAGCTCGCCCGCGCTCAATTTCGCTTTCGATTGCGAGCTGACGGATGGGAACGTCTACGGCGCGAAGGTCGTCGCGTACTCGGCGACGGGGCAGCCCACGCCGGCGCCGCTTTTCACGTTCACGGTCGACGTGACGGGGACGCCCGCTTCGCTCGCGAGCTTCAGTCTGTCGCACGCGAAGGTCGAGCTGCGCGCGCAGGCGGATGGACCGGTGACCGAGTTCCAATGTCTTCATCGCTTCACCCCCGAGAACGGCGCGCCTTACAATCTGGGCACGACGGACTGTCGCGGGACGGTCCTGTTCCAGGGCGGGGATCACCGCGCCGGTCGCCACGAGATTCGGGTCGTGACGAAGGATCCGGCGGGGAACTCGCGCACGACGCTCGTGAAGTCCTATACGGTTCACGCCACGGACTGCGCCAAGATTCCGGGCGCGCTCACGTCTTGCCCGCTCGTGCACGACCGCTTCAACCGTGAGTTCACCGGGCCCGAGTTGACCGGAACGCACGATCTGGTGCCGTGGCTGAAACATCTGGATACCGCACTCGGCTCGAGCGTCGATTACGGCGGTATCTTCCGCGCCGCTCAGTTCGGTGCGTGGCCCGCGGCGAGCTCCGCCGAGGGCTTGATCCTGGCGGGCGTCGCCGGGAAAGACATCCTGCTGATCACGAAGCCTTACGATCTGTCGGGTTATGCGCGTCGGGTTGTGAAGTTCGATTACGCGACCTTGAGTTTAGGCGCGGGTGAAGACGTGCGCGTGGAGTACTGCGCGGGCACGGCGCAGGAGTGCGGCGTCTACGGCGCGGGCGATGGCGCCGCGCTCACGGACGGCGCGCGCTGGAAAAATCTCGCGACGCTCGCGAAAAGCGCGGATCCGAATCTCACCGGCGTCGGGGTAGGGGCGGAACAATGGCTGGTGGCCGAGCACGAACTCCCCGCGGTCGGTGGCGAAACCTACGTGCGTTTGCGCTACCAGTTTTCCGAGGGCTTCGCGGCGAATCGCCAAACGCTGCTCGACGGCGTGATGATCGACAATTTCAAAATTCTCGTCGACCGGTGATCCCGGCGACGAGTTTCTTCGAGCGGCGCAAACTTTCCGGCGTGAGCTCGGCCAGATAACAAACCACCGGGACCAGGAAAAGACCCGCGATCACGTCGGCGGCATAGTGCTGCTTGATGAAGACGGTCGCGAGCGCCACGCCCACGGCCATCAGGTAGAACGCGACGCCGAAGGCGCGGTAGCGCGGGATCCGGTGGTAGGACGCCGCGATCAGAAAGCTGTGCAGAACATGCAGACTGGGAAAGCAGTTCGCGGGCGGATCGATTTTGTAGATCATCGCGATGATCCAAGGGGCGAGACCCGGAAGCTCTTCCACGTTCGCGAGACGTAACGGATGGGTCGGGAACGCGATGAAGACGAGCGCCGAAATCGCCGAGGCCCAGGCGACGCGTTTCCACAAAACGCGCAGCTCGTCGGCTCGGGGGACCAGGACAAGCGGAACGCCGAGGAGCACGTAGTAGAAAAGGTAGGGCCACGCGAAGGCGGCTTGAAAGGGGATCAGCGCATCGATCCACGTCTGCACGTCGACGTAACGTTCTTCCGGAGTGAGCAGGAAGTTGCCGAAGCCCACGGCGCCGTAAAGCACCGAGATCCCGGCGACCACGCTGATGTGTTGTAAGCGCATCCGAAGATTTTAACTAATCGGCCTCGAGGTACGCAAGCAGCAAGCGTTTGACCTCGGTCTTCACTTTGTCCTTGGAGACGCGCGGTTGCGTGGCGCCCGGAGCCGCGAGCCCCAGAAAAGTTCCGCGCAGGGCCTGGACCATGACGAAGATCGCGGCATCGAGATCACGTTTCACGAGGTTCGGTTTTTTCAGCAGGAGGAGCGCCTTCACGAACGGCGCGAGTGTGGATTCGAAACTTTCGAATTTCCGCATGGCGTTTTCCTCATCGTTGGAACGGAAAAGCAGCGGCAGCAAAAAAATCTCGAGGGGCGCGTCGCGGGGATCGGGCGCATCGAAGACGGCATCCACCACGTCGTGCACGATGCGTTCGATGGGTTGAACGACGACGCCCAGATCCAGAACCGCGCGCACGCGACCGCGCCGCGCTTCGACCAGATCGTTCAGCAGTTCGGCGAAGATCTCTTCTTTGTGTTCGTAGTACTGGTAGAGCGTTCCGATGCTGATTCCCGCTTTTTCGGCGATGCGGTTCGTGGTCGCGCGGTCGATGCCTTCCTCGAGGAGGACCTGAGCCGTCGCCTGCTTGATGAGCGCGAGGGTCTCTTTCCCTTTGGTGGTGGAAGCTTGTCGTTTCAAGCACTTACCTGCTTTCCGCGGGCCCGGTGGGCACCGCATCCAGGACCTGAGCCCCGCACGAGTCGGAGATCTGAGGAAAAGCTCATATCATGAGTCCATGGAACTTCTCTACTCGATTCTGTTCTTCACTTTCGCTCTCGGTCTTTTCCATGTCGTTCGTTACCTGGTGCTGGCGGGGGGTGCGTACCGGCTGTTCTGGATTCGTCTGCGGCCGTGGACTGAGCGGCGACGTCTGCAGCCGGGGAAGGGCGAGGCGGCGTTCCCGCGCGCGCAGCTTTGGCGTGAGTTCCGAAATTCGGTGGGGACGTCAATCCTGTTCGGCATCATCTTCGCGCCCATGCTTTCGCCCGCGACGCGCGACTTCACCCGCGTTTATACGGACGTGGGGGACTACGGCGTGCCCTACTTGATTTTCAGTTTCGTATTCCTGGTCCTCGTCAACGACACCTACTTTTACTGGATGCACCGGCTGATCCATCACCCGAAGCTTTTTCGCCGCATCCACGCGGTTCATCACGAGTCGCGCTCACCGAATCCGATGACCGCTTACAGCTTCAGTTTGGCCGAGGGCGTGCTCGAGTTCATTTGGGTGTGGCCGATCGTTCTGCTGATGCCCGTTCACGAGCTGACGCTCGCGGCGTTCGGGGTTTTCGCGCTGATTTTGAATATCGTGGGTCATTTGGGATTTGAGATCTATCCGGAGTGGACGAAGGACCACGCGGTTTTGAAATGGCTGAATCGTCCGACCTATCACGATGAACACCATCGACTGTCGCGCGGGAACTACGGTCTGTACTTCACGTTCTGGGATCGTTGGATGGGGACGTTGAGGGAGAGGGTGCGGCCGACTGTGGGTGAGCCGGCCGTCGGTTGAAGACCTAGTACTTCGACAGATCCGTGCAGTTGAGCGCGTAGCCGCGTTCGCTGTCGGCGAGGTGGAAGAACTTGTCAGCTTTGCCGATGGCATATGCGCCGGTGGGTTTTTCGCCCATTTCGGTGATCGACAAAACCATATAGCCCTCGGGCACATCGACGCCGCCGATGCTGAAGATCTTCGCGCTTTTCAAAAAACGCTGCACTTGTTTGGGGTTCGCCAAACGCTGCGCTTCCGCCACCATCTCGTCTTGCGTGAGGGCGCGTCCATCGGCCAAGACGTAGATGTTCACTTGCGAGCCTTTGACCGGGTTCACGGGCGCGGTCCAAAGGGTTTGATCGAAGGCGCCTTGGACTTGCGGATTCTCTTTCTGGATGTGGCAGCGGAGTTCGGCTTGAGCTTGGAGTCCGAGAAGCGCGGTCAGGGC
The DNA window shown above is from Pseudobdellovibrionaceae bacterium and carries:
- a CDS encoding phosphatase PAP2 family protein produces the protein MRLQHISVVAGISVLYGAVGFGNFLLTPEERYVDVQTWIDALIPFQAAFAWPYLFYYVLLGVPLVLVPRADELRVLWKRVAWASAISALVFIAFPTHPLRLANVEELPGLAPWIIAMIYKIDPPANCFPSLHVLHSFLIAASYHRIPRYRAFGVAFYLMAVGVALATVFIKQHYAADVIAGLFLVPVVCYLAELTPESLRRSKKLVAGITGRREF
- a CDS encoding TetR/AcrR family transcriptional regulator, whose amino-acid sequence is MKRQASTTKGKETLALIKQATAQVLLEEGIDRATTNRIAEKAGISIGTLYQYYEHKEEIFAELLNDLVEARRGRVRAVLDLGVVVQPIERIVHDVVDAVFDAPDPRDAPLEIFLLPLLFRSNDEENAMRKFESFESTLAPFVKALLLLKKPNLVKRDLDAAIFVMVQALRGTFLGLAAPGATQPRVSKDKVKTEVKRLLLAYLEAD
- a CDS encoding sterol desaturase family protein, which produces MELLYSILFFTFALGLFHVVRYLVLAGGAYRLFWIRLRPWTERRRLQPGKGEAAFPRAQLWREFRNSVGTSILFGIIFAPMLSPATRDFTRVYTDVGDYGVPYLIFSFVFLVLVNDTYFYWMHRLIHHPKLFRRIHAVHHESRSPNPMTAYSFSLAEGVLEFIWVWPIVLLMPVHELTLAAFGVFALILNIVGHLGFEIYPEWTKDHAVLKWLNRPTYHDEHHRLSRGNYGLYFTFWDRWMGTLRERVRPTVGEPAVG